From the genome of Aspergillus chevalieri M1 DNA, chromosome 8, nearly complete sequence, one region includes:
- a CDS encoding U4/U6-U5 snRNP complex subunit PRP6 (COG:A;~EggNog:ENOG410PJ5I;~InterPro:IPR011990,IPR027108,IPR010491,IPR019734, IPR003107,IPR013026;~PFAM:PF13432,PF06424,PF13428,PF14559;~go_function: GO:0005515 - protein binding [Evidence IEA];~go_process: GO:0000398 - mRNA splicing, via spliceosome [Evidence IEA];~go_process: GO:0006396 - RNA processing [Evidence IEA]) has protein sequence MASGRKDFLNQPAPENYVAGLGRGATGFTTRSDLGPAREGPTPEQIQAALAKRAELLGAAPPTAYGAAQKGGKEEEEDEGGDDERFQDPDNEVGLFAYGQFDQDDDEADRIYAEVDEKMDKRRRIRRLVLSPPSTTSILFCSSGSPRLFWTADRLEHSPPYREARERQEQEEHERKNPKIQQQFADLKRSLASVSEDDWANLPEVGDLTGKNRRAKQNLRQRFYAVPDSVIAGARDAQQFDTTVNEDGTQTEIGGGDGAMTNFADIGAARDKVLKVRLDQAAGSTGDAASGSSTSIDPKGYLTNLTQSELKAGEVEISDIKRVRVLLESVTKTNPKHAPGWIALARLEELAGKMVTARNTMAKGCELCPKSEDAWLENIRLNEGHNAKVIAANAIKNNDHSTRLWVEAMKLESDARAKKNVLRQAILHIPQSVAIWKEAVNLEEDPADARLLLAKAVEMIPLSVELWLALARLESPENAQKVLNAARKAVPTSYEVWIAAARLQEQMGTFHKVNVMKRAIQSLARENAMLKREEWIAEAERCEEEGALLTCGAIVRETLGWGLDEDDDRKDIWMDDARGSIARGKYETARAIYAYALRVFINRRSVWLAAADLERNHGSKEALWQVLEKAVEACPQSEELWLQLAKEKWQSGEIDDARRVLGRAFNQNPNNEDIWLAAVKLEADADQTDQARELLATARGEAGTDRVWIKSVAFERQLGNIDDALDLVNRGLQIYPKADKLWMIKGQIYEAQKKYPQAREAYGTGTRACSKSVPLWLLASRLEETAGAVVKARSVLDRARLAVPKSAELWTESVRVERRANNISQAKVLMAKALQEVPNSGLLWSESIWHLEPRPQRKARSLEAIRKVENDPILFITVARIFWGERRLEKAMTWFEKAIVSDSDFGDGWAWYYKFLLQHGTEEKRADVISKCIITEPKHGEVWQSIAKDPANARRSTEEILKLVANNMN, from the exons ATGGCGTCCGGGCGAAAAGACTTCTTAAACCAACCAGCCCCCGAAAACTACGTTGCGGGTTTAGGTCGTGGTGCCACCGGATTCACGACTCGGTCGGATTTGGGACCTGCACGAGAAGGTCCTACGCCAGAACAGATCCAAGCTGCCCTTGCTAAGAGGGCAGAGCTCTTAGGCGCAGCTCCTCCAACAGCATACGGGGCTGCTCAAAAGGGTggcaaggaagaagaagaggatgaaggagGGGACGATGAACGATTCCAAGATCCGGATAACGAAGTCGGTCTTTTCGCCTACGGCCAGTTTGAtcaggatgatgacgaggcaGATCGCATTTATGCGGAGGTAGATGAGAAGATGGACAAGCGGCGGAGGATAAGAAGGTTAGTACTATCGCCCCCTTCCACCACGAGCATTCTTTTTTGTTCATCGGGTTCACCCCGGTTGTTTTGGACAGCAGACCGACTTGAACACTCGCCACCTTATAGGGAAGCTCGCGAACgccaagaacaagaagaacacgAACGAAAGAATCCCAAGATCCAGCAGCAATTCGCCGATTTGAAACGTTCCTTAGCTTCGGTTTCCGAGGATGACTGGGCCAACCTTCCTGAAGTCGGAGACCTTACCGGAAAGAACAGACGAGCAAAGCAGAATCTACGCCAGCGTTTCTATGCTGTACCGGACAGTGTTATTGCCGGGGCGAGAGACGCGCAGCAATTTGATACGACTGTGAACGAGGACGGCACGCAAACCGAAATTGGAGGCGGGGACGGAGCGATGACGAACTTTGCGGATATCGGTGCTGCTCGTGACAAGGTTCTGAAAGTCAGACTCGACCAGGCTGCGGGATCGACAGGTGATGCCGCGTCGGGAAGTTCGACAAGCATCGACCCGAAGGGATATCTCACGAATCTCACTCAATCAGAACTCAAGGCCGGTGAAGTGGAAATCAGCGACATCAAGCGTGTTCGCGTCTTGCTCGAATCGGTAACGAAGACGAACCCGAAACACGCCCCAGGTTGGATTGCCCTTGCACGTTTGGAGGAGTTGGCCGGGAAAATGGTGACCGCTAGAAATACCATGGCCAAGGGTTGCGAGCTTTGTCCGAAGAGCGAAGATGCGTGGTTGGAGAATATCCGGCTGAACGAGGGACACAACGCCAAGGTAATTGCTGCGAATGCGATTAAAAACAATGATCATTCGACGAGACTCTGGGTTGAAGCAATGAAACTAGAATCGGATGCTCGTGCAAAGAAGAATGTTCTACGGCAAGCAATTCTTCATATTCCACAGTCCGTTGCTATTTGGAAGGAGGCCGTGAACTTGGAAGAGGACCCAGCTGATGCACGTCTTCTCCTCGCGAAGGCGGTCGAGATGATTCCTCTATCCGTGGAGCTTTGGCTTGCTCTTGCTCGCCTTGAATCTCCAGAAAACGCACAGAAGGTCCTCAACGCTGCCCGTAAAGCAGTTCCAACAAGCTACGAAGTATGGATTGCTGCGGCGCGACTACAAGAGCAAATGGGTACCTTCCACAAAGTCAATGTTATGAAGAGGGCTATCCAGTCTCTCGCAAGGGAGAATGCCATGCTCAAGCGAGAAGAATGGATAGCGGAAGCCGAACGATGCGAAGAGGAGGGCGCACTTCTCACCTGCGGTGCGATTGTCCGTGAGACGCTGGGATGGGGTCTggacgaagacgacgacCGCAAGGACATCTGGATGGATGACGCGAGGGGCAGTATCGCCAGAGGCAAGTACGAGACCGCTCGAGCTATCTACGCCTATGCGCTGCGTGTCTTCATCAACCGCAGATCGGTCTGGCTTGCAGCAGCCGATCTGGAACGCAACCACGGCAGCAAAGAAGCGCTGTGGCAAGTCCTCGAGAAAGCCGTGGAAGCATGTCCGCAGAGCGAGGAGCTGTGGTTGCAGCTTGCCAAAGAAAAGTGGCAGTCCGGAGAGATCGACGATGCGCGACGAGTTCTTGGCCGTGCCTTCAACCAGAACCCCAATAATGAAGACATCTGGCTGGCGGCCGTCAAGCTGGAAGCTGATGCCGATCAGACAGACCAGGCACGAGAGCTGCTCGCCACGGCCCGTGGCGAAGCAGGAACAGACCGTGTCTGGATCAAGAGCGTCGCCTTCGAGCGCCAACTGGGCAATATCGACGATGCTCTCGATCTCGTAAACCGAGGTCTCCAGATCTACCCCAAGGCCGACAAGCTCTGGATGATCAAAGGCCAAATCTACGAAGCCCAGAAAAAATACCCACAAGCCCGGGAAGCGTACGGAACAGGTACCAGGGCATGCTCCAAATCTGTCCCCCTCTGGCTCCTGGCATCTCGCTTGGAAGAGACAGCAGGCGCAGTTGTCAAGGCCCGTTCGGTCCTCGACAGAGCCCGTCTCGCTGTTCCAAAGAGTGCAGAGCTCTGGACCGAGAGCGTCCGTGTCGAAAGACGCGCGAATAACATCAGCCAGGCGAAGGTCCTCATGGCAAAGGCGTTGCAAGAGGTGCCCAACTCTGGGTTACTCTGGAGCGAAAGCATCTGGCATCTCGAACCACGGCCGCAGCGCAAGGCACGGAGTTTGGAGGCTATCAGGAAGGTTGAAAACGACCCGATTCTGTTTATCACCGTGGCGCGGATCTTCTGGGGTGAGCGCCGGCTGGAGAAAGCTATGACTTGGTTCGAGAAGGCGATTGTTTCAGACAGTGACTTTGGTGATGGCTGGGCTTGGTATTATAAGTTCTTGTTGCAGCATGGTACAGAG GAAAAACGAGCGGACGTCATCTCCAAATGCATCATAACCGAGCCCAAACACGGCGAAGTCTGGCAATCGATTGCCAAAGACCCAGCCAACGCGCGCAGGTCAACCGAGGAGATCCTCAAACTAGTGGCAAACAACATGAATTAA
- the AIP1 gene encoding WD40 repeat domain-containing protein (BUSCO:EOG092619L1;~COG:Z;~EggNog:ENOG410PI4U;~InterPro:IPR024977,IPR036322,IPR015943,IPR001680, IPR019775,IPR020472,IPR017986;~PFAM:PF12894,PF00400;~go_function: GO:0005515 - protein binding [Evidence IEA]) — protein sequence MPITNESIWAASPSTTRGQPTQLSSDAKGERLAYASNKSIFVRSIDNPTIARQYTEHKSNTTVARFSPSGFYVASGDASGVVRVWDCVGDGITKGDYSIVNGRINDLAWDGDSQRIIAVGDGKQRYGHCITWDSGNTVGEIMGHTQQINTVSIRQQRPLRAAAGGDDMGIVFYHGAPFKFNNAIREKHTNYIYGNAFSPDGSTLVSVGADRRIWLYDGKTGEIKGQIGEGEHKGSIFGVSWSGDSKKFATASGDKTVKIWDAEAGKVSQSWTFGEDIRDQQVGVTWPAGRSDGLLISLSLSGDLNYLVEGTPEPRQVIQGHQKNITSLNQFGSSSDSQTLWSGSFDGRVCSWDISKGLAEEAEGAGHTAYIAGLAPTQEGAGRIYSVAWDDTVRSIDIGAKTYTGSSSKLSGQPVGVAAGNSTVLVGTSKSVEIYNDGSKSGEYKPKSPVSAVAAHGSVAAVGSEDASVQICDVSSTSLSPKTDIKAGKNPVSVLTFSNDGSLVAVGDSRGRILVYKVADGSLVTDRWTAHTARVTSLAWDESNTHVVSGSVDTNIFVWSLTSPGDWLQVTNAHKEGVTGVAWISGSSKVASAGADAAIKVWKVENLK from the exons ATGCCCATTACCAACG AGTCCATCTGGGCCGCAAGCCCCTCCACGACGAGAGGTCAACCCACCCAACTCTCCTCGGACGCCAAGGGTGAACGTCTTGCTTATGCC TCGAATAAATCCATCTTCGTCCGGTCGATCGATAACCCCACGATCGCGAGACAGTATACCGAGCACAAGTCTAACACGACAGTCGCCCGTTTCTCCCCCTCCGGTTTTTATGTCGCCAGTGGTGATGCCAGTGGTGTAGTCAGAGTCTGGGACTGCGTTGGTGACGGAATTACAAAGGGAGACTACAGCATTGTCAATGGTCGAATCAATGACCTGGCCTGGGACGGTGATTCCCAGCGCATCATTGCCGTTGGCGATGGAAAGCAGCGCTACGGACATTGCATTACTTGGGACAGTGGAAACACCGTCGGTGAGATTATGGGACATACGCAACAAATCAACACGGTCTCCATTAGACAACAGAGACCCCTGCGAGCAGCCGCTGGCGGTGACGACATGGGAATTGTCTTCTACCACGGAGCACCGTTCAAGTTCAATAATGCAATCCGCGAGAAACATACCAACTATATTTACGGAAATGCCTTTAGCCCTGATGGCTCTACTTTGGTCAGTGTCGGCGCGGACCGACGGATCTGGCTCTACGATGGCAAAACTGGTGAGATCAAGGGCCAAATTGGGGAGGGGGAGCACAAGGGAAGCATCTTTGGTGTCTCCTGGTCGGGTGACTCGAAGAAGTTCGCGACAGCGAGCGGTGATAAGACCGTCAAGATCTGGGATGCTGAGGCAGGCAAGGTTTCGCAGAGCTGGACATTCGGAGAGGATATCAGAGACCAGCAAGTTGGTGTGACTTGGCCTGCTGGCAGAAGCGACGGCTTGCTTATCAGTCTGTCGCTCAGCGGTGACCTCAATTACCTTGTCGAAGGCACGCCTGAACCCAGGCAGGTTATCCAGGGTCACCAGAAGAATATCACTTCCTTGAACCAGTTTGGGTCCAGCAGTGACAGTCAAACTCTGTGGTCTGGCAGCTTTGACGGCAGAGTCTGTAGTTGGGACATTTCCAAGGGACTCGCCGAAGAAGCGGAAGGGGCCGGTCACACGGCGTATATCGCAGGCCTCGCACCCACCCAAGAGGGCGCTGGTAGGATTTACAGTGTGGCCTGGGACGATACCGTCCGGTCCATTGACATTGGCGCGAAAACATACACTGGAAGCTCCTCCAAGCTATCTGGTCAACCAGTGGGCGTTGCTGCCGGTAACTCGACCGTGTTGGTAGGAACCTCGAAAAGTGTTGAGATTTACAACGATGGAAGCAAGTCCGGGGAGTACAAACCGAAGTCGCCGGTCTCTGCTGTCGCGGCTCATGGAAGCGTGGCGGCTGTCGGCAGCGAAGATGCGTCTGTCCAGATCTGCGACGTGTCCAGCACTAGCCTTTCTCCCAAGACAGACATCAAGGCTGGCAAAAACCCTGTGTCTGTATTGACCTTCTCGAATGATGGCTCGCTCGTTGCAGTTGGTGATTCTCGTGGCCGCATTCTTGTCTACAAGGTTGCTGATGGCAGTTTGGTCACTGACCGCTGGACGGCGCACACTGCCCGAGTTACTTCCCTTGCCTGGGATGAGAGCAACACTCATGTGGTGAGTGGCTCTGTGGACACGAACATTTTCGTTTGGAGCTTGACCAGCCCTGGCGACTGGCTCCAGGTGACGAACGCTCACAAGGAGGGTGTTACCGGAGTGGCATGGATTTCCGGGTCATCCAAGGTGGCTTCTGCTGGTGCTGATGCTGCCATCAAGGTCTGGAAAGTGGAGAACCTGAAATAG
- a CDS encoding FUSC family protein (COG:S;~EggNog:ENOG410PI9M;~InterPro:IPR023244;~PFAM:PF13515;~TransMembrane:8 (i154-177o183-206i213-230o250-270i706-725o731-748i760-776o796-819i)), with product MPSSGDSSSGSRRFSRPKLRQATFVLPKTGQRLKGLVNLRNAYTSPDSSANSNSELDERRGLLSGDIAYNNEGIVSRIRTKFRDGWLLVYEFLSSELGIGVLKCSLAYLLGSLATFIPAIASFLGQQDGKHVVATVTVYFHPARSQGSMYKASICAFLAFLYAAFVSITSMGVSMFFQDTLHLLPIGHALVLIVFCGGGLGFIGWTKQRLSDPLVNVACSLTSLATITVLTKEGAVQSGDLSLAKVSQVLKMVILGVGATMAVSLLIFPVSARKKLRSNLTTVTESLAVMLGVLTESFLSGSDEELQSAEFVNAAARHKQAYSQLDNLVKEAKLEHYVAGTEKEYRLEKNVVRLLQDITHNMGGLRSAAVLQFQLLKQTRLGESMQLRSPEGDSSGNGQLPLPSPWILHDERSFLEPIDERPEEEVSSPGSSRRKQSSLNSLDSYRLPHADIFALFINHLGPSMRSLAFTYMEIFKEIPFGPGPDYRVCINSRFHTSLDRALELYKESRESALKSIYRQKEVMKIRTVELSADLEEVSASCGHFSFSLLSFGEELQELLTILDELHLEADERPTGRSWNWLKFWRQRGPETGDGNELDAEQALIGNPTVTNGVTTGPSKPSASLPPSLENSPTKERLGYRIWKSFGFFRRDDTKFAIKVGTGAALYALPSFVSYTRPLYSHWRGEWGLLSYMLVCSMTIGTSNTTGYARSFGTFLGAACAVAAWYATSGNVYGLAVLGLLMATWTSYLNIVKKQGPMSRYIMLTYNLSVLYAYSLMQKEALDDDDEGGDNPVITDIVLHRVVAVLSGCAWGVIITRVIWPVSARAKLKHNLSFLWLRMSLIWKRDPLSTMAMERRLEAYMSPREKLEIERFQSHLESLQAAARSEFELKSAFADASYGNILRRTRSMMDAFHAMNLELVKSWNVSEGEISILRYTAQERKHLSSRISHLLSVMASSMKLEYPLVDVLPSIEHARDRLLARIFRYRQDQEVSRVSTDEDYALIYAYILVTGQLSMEIVEVLGEIGKLFGLLNEDAVRLQ from the exons ATGCCGTCGTCTGGGGACTCGTCGAGCGGTTCCCGTCGCTTCTCGCGCCCAAAG TTACGCCAAGCGACTTTTGTCTTACCGAAGACTGGTCAGCGTCTAAAAGGTCTGGTCAATTTGCGAAATGCATATACCTCCCCCGATTCCAGTGCGAATTCAAATTCGGAACTCGACGAGCGACGCGGGCTCCTTTCCGGTGACATCGCATATAACAACGAAGGAATAGTCTCAAGAATTCGCACGAAATTTCGGGATGGATGGCTTCTGGTGTACGAGTTTCTATCTTCGGAACTGGGAATTGGCGTCTTGAAGTGCAGTCTGGCCTACCTACTAGGATCTCTGGCGACCTTCATTCCTGCAATAGCGTCTTTCCTAGGCCAGCAGGATGGAAAACATGTCGTGGCTACTGTCACCGTCTACTTTCATCCAGCGAGGTCGCAAGGAAGCATGTACAAGGCGTCAATATGTGCGTTTCTGGCCTTCCTCTACGCCGCCTTCGTCTCCATCACGAGCATGGGCGTTTCGATGTTCTTCCAAGATACGCTGCATTTGCTCCCTATCGGACATGCACTAGTGCTCATTGTGTTCTGTGGAGGTGGTCTTGGGTTCATTGGATGGACGAAGCAGAGACTAAGTGACCCGTTGGTCAATGTTGCCTGCTCGTTGACCTCGCTTGCGACAATCACGGTTTTGACCAAGGAGGGTGCCGTTCAGAGCGGCGACCTGTCTCTTGCCAAAGTTTCCCAGGTCCTGAAAATGGTTATTCTGGGTGTGGGTGCCACCATGGCCGTCTCGCTTTTGATCTTCCCGGTTTCAGCAAGAAAGAAACTCCGGTCGAATCTGACTACAGTTACCGAGTCGCTAGCGGTTATGCTAGGGGTGCTTACGGAGAGCTTCCTGAGTGGGTCTGATGAAGAGTTACAGTCCGCTGAGTTTGTCAATGCAGCTGCACGTCACAAACAGGCCTACAGTCAGCTTGATAACCTGGTGAAAGAGGCCAAGCTTGAGCACTATGTCGCCGGCACCGAGAAGGAGTACAGACTTGAGAAGAACGTCGTCCGTCTGTTGCAAGATATCACTCACAATATGGGAGGTTTACGCAGTGCTGCTGTCCTGCAGTTCCAGCTTCTCAAACAAACCAGGCTTGGTGAATCGATGCAGCTCCGGAGCCCAGAGGGCGATTCAAGCGGAAACGGTCAACTTCCTTTGCCAAGTCCATGGATATTGCACGACGAGCGTTCATTTCTGGAGCCTATTGATGAAAGGCCAGAGGAAGAAGTATCTTCCCCTGGTAGCTCTCGTAGAAAGCAATCAAGTCTGAACTCGCTGGATAGTTACCGTCTCCCGCACGCAGACATTTTTGCATTGTTCATAAACCACTTGGGACCCTCTatg CGCTCTCTCGCTTTTACATATATGGAGATCTTCAAAGAAATCCCTTTCGGTCCCGGGCCAGACTACCGCGTTTGCATCAACAGCAGATTTCATACGAGTCTCGACCGTGCACTCGAACTCTATAAGGAATCGAGAGAAAGCGCTCTCAAATCTATCTACCGCCAGAAGGAAGTAATGAAGATACGGACCGTCGAGCTGTCAGCTGACCTTGAGGAAGTTTCTGCAAGTTGCGGTCACTTCAGTTTTTCACTTCTCTCATTCGGTGAAGAGCTGCAGGAGCTCTTGACAATTCTGGATGAATTGCACCTCGAAGCTGACGAGAGGCCCACCGGACGGTCTTGGAACTGGCTGAAGTTCTGGCGTCAAAGAGGACCTGAGACGGGTGATGGAAATGAACTTGATGCGG AACAGGCATTGATTGGGAACCCCACGGTTACAAATGGCGTAACTACTGGGCCGTCCAAACCATCCGCTTCGTTACCTCCTAGTCTCGAAAACTCCCCCACAAAAGAACGATTGGGCTATCGCATTTGGAAGTCATTTGGGTTCTTCCGACGGGACGATACAAAATTTGCGATCAAAGTTGGGACTGGTGCAGCTCTCTATGCCTTGCCCTCGTTTGTTTCCTATACTCGGCCTTTATACTCTCATTGGAGAGGTGAATGGGGTTTGTTGTCCTACATGTTGGTATGCTCGATGACCatcggcacatcgaacaccACCGGGTACGCCCGTTCGTTTGGTACCTTTCTTGGAGCGGCCTGTGCCGTGGCAGCATGGTACGCGACTTCCGGGAATGTATATGGACTGGCGGTATTGGGCCTGTTGATGGCGACTTGGACGTCATACCTAAACATTGTCAAAAAACAGGGACCAATGAGCCGATACATCATGCTCACCTACAACCTCTCCGTTCTATACGCCTACTCACTGATGCAGAAAGAGGCCctcgacgatgatgacgaaggAGGAGATAACCCAGTTATTACCGACATTGTCCTTCATCGCGTCGTCGCAGTCCTATCCGGATGCGCCTGGGGTGTCATCATCACACGGGTGATCTGGCCAGTCAGTGCTCGTGCGAAATTGAAACACAATCTGAGCTTTCTCTGGCTCCGGATGAGTTTGATCTGGAAACGGGATCCTCTGTCTACCATGGCTATGGAACGGAGGTTGGAGGCATATATGAGTCCGCGAGAAAAGTTGGAAATTGAACGATTCCAATCTCATCTGGAATCTCTTCAAGCTGCAGCTCGTTCCGAGTTTGAGCTGAAGAGTGCCTTTGCCGACGCTTCCTACGGTAATATTCTCCGTCGTACCCGGAGCATGATGGACGCATTCCACGCAATGAATCTGGAGTTAGTGAAGAGTTGGAATGTTTCTGAGGGCGAGATTTCTATTCTTCGGTACACGGCCCAGGAGAGGAAGCATCTGTCGTCCCGCATCAGCCATCTTCTGTCAGTTATGGCTTCATCTATGAAACTAGAATATCCGCTCGTCGATGTTCTCCCCAGCATAGAGCATGCACGAGACCGGCTGCTCGCCCGGATCTTCCGATATCGCCAGGATCAGGAAGTGTCGCGTGTCTCGACTGACGAGGACTATGCGCTGATTTATGCCTACA TTCTGGTGACAGGCCAGTTGTCGATGGAGATCGTAGAGGTGTTGGGCGAAATCGGGAAGCTGTTCGGCTTGCTGAACGAAGATGCCGTCCGATTGCAGTAG
- the HFI1 gene encoding TADA1 family protein (COG:K;~EggNog:ENOG410PM83;~InterPro:IPR024738;~PFAM:PF12767;~go_component: GO:0070461 - SAGA-type complex [Evidence IEA]) produces MQIDPAALNRADAAASTAIASSKGSATNAPATQKSSSKVLISVPRLDLEPAYTELKAAIGDNWSEYKQSTALFLLGHLNQSEYSSRVDHILCADSKTEHLHNNFVCAIIGNLTRDLPDHGVASWVSANDKPSVVSKPASGDAAEHRLKTEVMQLPPRDRRRIKAIQERDPNETVPNELEEYHLAKQIKLPSQVPASAGGLNKTNWELEIRKRYAQPLASETGEFPDSESIYARMIPICYEESIVSGAGLPCADFMAIATETFVKEVLSVVFSRTRSNGPSGTINGMMMRKYRQQLEQEELAYTRGEIVKDGASGLLPVEAKEAAVRKPLGVRDLRLALELGNGVLSHMPLIIDQVMGGYLEDELETEKQDRTDDGAPVLTDDDTKAGFTDEMDLDEADSGWEGAGATDHEQLGSLLDECLSMAA; encoded by the exons ATGCAGATTGACCCGGCGGCCCTGAATCGGGCGGACGCTGCTGCGTCGACCGCGATAGCTTCGTCCAAGGGGTCTGCTACCAACGCGCCCGCGACTCAGAAGTCGTCCAGCAAGGTCCTGATTTCCGTCCCGCGACTGGACCTGGAACCTGCCTATACGGAGTTGAAGGCTGCCATCGGCGATAATTGGTCTGAGTATAAGCAGTCTACGgcgctttttcttcttg GGCATCTTAACCAAAGCGAATACTCGTCGCGCGTCGATCATATTCTATGCGCCGACTCGAAAACTGAACACCTTCACAATAACTTCGTATGCGCGATCATTGGAAACCTTACAAGAGACCTGCCCGACCATGGTGTTGCAAGTTGGGTATCGGCGAATGACAAACCGTCCGTTGTGTCAAAGCCGGCCTCCGGGGATGCGGCTGAGCACAGGTTGAAGACGGAGGTGATGCAGCTTCCTCCTCGAGACCGGCGGCGTATCAAGGCGATTCAAGAG CGTGACCCCAACGAGACGGTGCCCAATGAGCTGGAAGAATATCATTTGGCCAAGCAAATTAAATTACCAAGCCAGGTACCTGCGAGTGCGGGTGGTTTGAATAAGACCA ATTGGGAACTAGAAATTCGAAAACGCTACGCACAACCCCTAGCTTCAGAAACCGGCGAGTTCCCCGACTCCGAGTCCATATACGCGCGCATGATCCCGATATGCTATGAAGAATCCATTGTCAGCGGTGCGGGTCTCCCCTGTGCGGATTTCATGGCAATTGCGACAGAGACATTTGTAAAAGAGGTTTTGTCTGTTGTCTTTTCACGAACCAGATCCAACGGCCCGTCAGGTACCATaaatgggatgatgatgcGGAAATATCGACAACAGCTCGAACAAGAGGAACTGGCCTACACCCGCGGAGAGATCGTCAAGGACGGCGCAAGCGGGTTACTGCCCGTGGAAGCGAAAGAAGCGGCCGTTAGGAAACCTCTCGGGGTCCGAGATCTTCGATTGGCCTTGGAACTCGGTAATGGTGTCCTCAGCCATATGCCATTGATTATAGATCAGGTCATGGGCGGTTATCTCGAGGATGAGCTTGAGACGGAGAAGCAAGACCGCACGGATGACGGTGCCCCGGTTCTTACTGATGACGACACGAAAGCCGGTTTCACTGATGAGATGGATTTGGACGAAGCCGATTCTGGCTGGGAAGGAGCTGGCGCCACAGACCACGAGCAATTGGGCTCGTTGCTGGACGAATGTCTGTCCATGGCTGCATAG
- a CDS encoding mitochondrial 37S ribosomal protein bS18m (BUSCO:EOG09264XLN;~COG:J;~EggNog:ENOG410PQXB;~InterPro:IPR036870,IPR001648;~PFAM:PF01084;~go_component: GO:0005840 - ribosome [Evidence IEA];~go_function: GO:0003735 - structural constituent of ribosome [Evidence IEA];~go_process: GO:0006412 - translation [Evidence IEA]) → MALNIFTRLPLRTFGASFAPLSTCRWNSTNADAISYLQSATRPTRGPKPYHRSTALQNRARIAEEQKKQAESRALERFQTREWRAGDVYAPHDLSPAQMRKWKVRHSPPTDAFDAIDKNPLDLYKNFSIMSEYMTPMGRIKHRSETGLRPVNQRKIAKAIRRAIGLGLMPSVHRHPEILAAEAKARLDGNSNNVY, encoded by the exons ATGGCTCTCAACATATTCACTCGTTTACCGTTGCGCACATTTGGCGCCAGCTTCGCGCCCTTGTCGACATGTCGATGGAATTCAACAAATGCAGACGCCATCTCGTACCTTCAAAGTGCTACTAGACCTACCCGGG GTCCCAAACCATACCATCGCAGTACGGCACTCCAGAACCGCGCCAGAATAGCTGAGGAACAAAAGAAGCAGGCCGAGAGTAGGGCATTGGAAAGATTTCAGACTCGCGAGTGGAGGGCAGGAGACGTCTATGCGCCGCATGACCTCAGTCCGGCACAAATGAGGAAGTGGAAGGTGCGCCACAGCCCGCCTACGGATGCTTTTGACGCCATAGACAAGAATCCTCTTGATCTCTACAAG AACTTCTCGATCATGTCTGAGTATATGACGCCCATGGGACGCATTAAACACCGCAGCGAAACCGGTCTACGACCAGTCAACCAGCGCAAAATTGCAAAAGCCATCCGCAGGGCCATCGGGCTCGGACTTATGCCCAGCGTTCACAGACACCCGGAGATTTTGGCTGCAGAGGCCAAGGCGAGACTGGACggaaactccaacaatgTATACTAA